In Chloroflexota bacterium, a single window of DNA contains:
- a CDS encoding peptidoglycan DD-metalloendopeptidase family protein: MRRSYRVLWRISLLVIAGLCASLIAPVPTSAAMAPFTETPVGGGASLASAGAPRSRAEASEVMGRSGSFPVDDLLSLSRGPKLQEALGAAARRKIITYTLQPGDTLWSVAHKFGLDVDTLRWCNPEIERNPDRIWAGQEILIPPRRGALYTVRPGDTLESIAKAWGVAPVDITAEPLNRLSEPYELVPGQRLFIPNGRKDLTRWLRKPSPAPGYAFAWPLVGRLTQGYSARHRAIDIGSIYGAPVYAALGGVVTHAAWARTGYGYTVIIHHGDGLVTLYSHLKGAWVHEGDRVKRGQLIGEVGSTGRSTGPHVHFEIRVNGKRVNPLDYLPPEP, encoded by the coding sequence GTGCGTCGATCCTATCGTGTCCTGTGGCGGATAAGCCTGCTCGTCATCGCCGGGCTGTGTGCGTCTTTGATCGCGCCTGTCCCGACGAGCGCGGCCATGGCGCCGTTTACGGAGACGCCGGTGGGAGGTGGAGCCTCCCTGGCGAGCGCGGGCGCGCCGCGCTCGCGTGCGGAGGCGAGTGAGGTGATGGGACGCTCCGGCTCGTTCCCCGTGGATGATCTCCTGTCGCTGTCCCGGGGACCGAAGCTTCAGGAGGCGTTGGGGGCGGCCGCGCGTCGCAAGATCATCACGTACACCCTTCAGCCCGGCGACACGCTGTGGAGCGTCGCGCATAAGTTCGGCCTGGATGTGGACACGTTGCGCTGGTGCAACCCGGAGATCGAGCGCAATCCGGATCGTATCTGGGCGGGGCAGGAGATCTTGATCCCGCCGCGTCGAGGGGCGCTATACACGGTTCGGCCCGGCGATACGCTGGAGTCCATCGCCAAGGCGTGGGGGGTGGCGCCGGTGGATATCACGGCCGAGCCGTTGAACCGCCTGAGCGAGCCCTACGAGCTCGTCCCCGGCCAGCGATTGTTCATCCCCAACGGACGGAAGGATCTCACCCGTTGGCTGCGCAAACCGAGCCCGGCGCCGGGCTATGCGTTCGCCTGGCCGCTGGTGGGGCGCCTGACGCAGGGATACTCCGCCCGGCATCGGGCGATCGACATCGGATCGATCTACGGCGCGCCGGTGTATGCCGCGCTCGGCGGGGTGGTCACCCATGCCGCCTGGGCCAGGACTGGCTATGGATACACTGTCATCATTCATCACGGCGATGGCCTGGTGACCCTCTACAGCCATTTGAAGGGCGCCTGGGTACATGAAGGGGATCGGGTGAAGCGCGGGCAGCTCATCGGCGAGGTGGGCAGCACCGGTCGCAGCACGGGGCCGCATGTCCACTTTGAGATCCGGGTGAACGGAAAGCGGGTGAACCCGCTGGATTATCTCCCGCCCGAGCCATAG
- a CDS encoding acylphosphatase: MPAARAHVYISGHVQGVFFRAETQRMARKLGLTGWVRNLWDGRVEAVFEGDPQDIEHMIRWCWRGPEEAAVENVEVRYERPSGKYKDFYITTSSY; encoded by the coding sequence ATGCCCGCGGCGCGAGCGCATGTATACATCTCCGGTCATGTGCAAGGGGTGTTCTTCCGGGCCGAGACGCAGCGTATGGCCCGGAAGCTGGGATTGACCGGATGGGTGCGAAACCTGTGGGACGGCCGGGTGGAGGCCGTGTTCGAGGGAGATCCACAGGATATCGAGCACATGATCCGGTGGTGCTGGCGTGGCCCGGAGGAGGCCGCGGTGGAGAACGTGGAAGTGCGATACGAGCGGCCCAGCGGCAAGTACAAGGACTTTTACATCACGACGAGCAGCTATTGA
- a CDS encoding nitroreductase, whose protein sequence is MDIFECIRQRRSIRAYQDRPVPEDALQRILEAVNAAPSAGNLQAYQVFVVRDAALRRALSEASYNQAYVAQAPVVLVFCTDAARSARKYGQRGERLYCVQDATIACAYAQLAAVALGLGTVWVGAFHDDSVIRVLGLPDGLHPVAILPVGYPAESPAPTPRRPLSDLVREL, encoded by the coding sequence ATGGATATCTTCGAATGCATACGACAACGCCGTTCCATTCGCGCATACCAGGACCGGCCGGTGCCGGAGGATGCGTTGCAGCGCATCCTGGAGGCCGTCAACGCGGCGCCCTCCGCCGGAAACTTGCAGGCCTATCAGGTCTTCGTGGTGCGTGACGCCGCGCTGCGACGGGCGCTATCGGAGGCCAGCTACAACCAGGCGTATGTGGCGCAGGCTCCTGTGGTGTTGGTCTTCTGCACCGACGCTGCTCGCTCTGCCCGTAAGTATGGACAGCGCGGGGAACGACTGTACTGCGTGCAGGACGCGACCATCGCCTGCGCTTACGCGCAGTTGGCCGCCGTCGCTCTGGGGCTGGGCACCGTGTGGGTGGGCGCTTTCCATGACGACTCGGTGATCCGGGTCCTGGGTCTGCCGGACGGGCTGCATCCCGTCGCCATCTTGCCGGTAGGGTACCCTGCCGAATCCCCTGCGCCCACTCCTCGTCGCCCGTTGAGCGATCTGGTGCGGGAGTTGTGA
- a CDS encoding GYD domain-containing protein: MGTYVMLSNLTDEGAKTIKRNPERILEVNKELEALGVRVIAQYATLGPYDFVNIVEAPDNETVARVSAEMASRGSIKLMTMTAIPIEDFIERLKQ; the protein is encoded by the coding sequence ATGGGCACCTATGTGATGTTGAGCAACCTCACCGATGAGGGGGCCAAGACCATCAAGCGGAATCCGGAGCGCATCCTGGAGGTCAACAAGGAGTTGGAGGCGCTGGGGGTCAGGGTGATCGCCCAGTACGCCACGTTGGGCCCGTATGACTTCGTGAACATCGTCGAGGCGCCCGACAACGAGACCGTCGCCCGGGTATCCGCCGAGATGGCCTCCCGGGGGAGCATCAAGTTGATGACCATGACGGCGATTCCCATCGAGGATTTCATCGAGCGCCTGAAGCAGTAA